One Balaenoptera musculus isolate JJ_BM4_2016_0621 chromosome 13, mBalMus1.pri.v3, whole genome shotgun sequence genomic region harbors:
- the EGR4 gene encoding early growth response protein 4, translating into MLHLSEFSGPDALLVKPTEGCCSEPSTELTRLPSRDPPAAAGYPGAGDFLSWALSSCGAGGDLADSCFLEGPAPTPPPGLSYSGSFFIQAVPEHPHDPEALFNLMSGILGLAPFPGAEAAASRSPLDASFPAGSDALLPGPPDLFSPDLGATVFPEAFWEASPSAGAPPQCLYEPHLSPPDVKPGLRAPPASPALDTASAFKGPYAPWELLSAGAPGSCGSQGGYQGAPEARFPPMGAKIEDLLSISCPAELPAGPSSRLYTTGAYDAFPLAPGDLGEGTESLPGLLTPTSGEGGSSGEGGEFLDGTQPELSPLGLRSAGADFPKPLVADLPGSSGVPEPPGPPPVPFPPAKARRKGRRGGKCSARCFCPRPHAKAFACPVESCVRSFARSDELNRHLRIHTGHKPFQCRICLRNFSRSDHLTTHVRTHTGEKPFACDVCGRRFARSDEKKRHSKVHLKQKARAEERLKGLGFYSLGLSFAAL; encoded by the exons ATGCTCCACCTTAGCGAGTTTTCTGGCCCCGACGCGCTCCTGGTAAAGCCCACCGAGGGCTGTTGCTCTGAACCCAGTACCGAACTGACCCGGCTGCCCTCCAGGGACCCACCCGCAGCCGCCGGCTATCCCGGAG CAGGTGACTTCTTGAGCTGGGCCTTGAGCAGCTGCGGCGCCGGGGGGGACTTAGCCGACTCCTGCTTCCTGGAGGGGCCTGCGCCCACGCCTCCTCCCGGCCTCAGCTACAGTGGTAGCTTCTTCATCCAGGCAGTACCCGAACACCCGCACGATCCGGAGGCACTCTTCAACCTCATGTCGGGCATCCTAGGCCTGGCACCTTTCCCGGGCGCTGAGGCGGCAGCATCCCGGTCTCCTCTGGACGCCTCTTTTCCCGCAGGCTCCGACGCCTTGCTGCCGGGTCCGCCAGACCTTTTCTCCCCGGATCTGGGCGCTACCGTCTTCCCAGAGGCGTTCTGGGAGGCCTCACCCTCGGCGGGCGCCCCCCCACAGTGCCTGTATGAGCCTCATCTCTCTCCACCCGACGTTAAGCCCGGCCTCCGGGCTCCTCCGGCTTCTCCTGCGCTGGACACTGCCTCGGCCTTCAAAGGTCCCTACGCTCCATGGGAGCTGCTCTCAGCCGGGGCTCCAGGGAGCTGTGGGTCACAGGGAGGCTACCAGGGCGCCCCGGAGGCCCGTTTCCCCCCGATGGGGGCCAAGATTGAAGACCTGTTGTCCATCAGCTGCCCCGCGGAGCTGCCGGCTGGCCCCTCCAGCAGACTGTACACCACGGGGGCCTACGATGCTTTCCCGCTGGCCCCGGGTGACTTAGGGGAGGGAACCGAGAGCCTCCCGGGGCTCCTGACCCCTactagtggggagggagggagtagcGGCGAAGGCGGAGAGTTTCTAGATGGTACGCAGCCTGAGCTTTCCCCGCTGGGCCTCCGCAGCGCCGGGGCGGACTTCCCGAAACCTCTGGTGGCGGACCTCCCCGGGAGCAGTGGCGTGCCTGAGCCTCCAGGACCGCCGCCGGTCCCATTCCCCCCAGCCAAGGCGCGGCGCAAGGGGCGCCGGGGCGGCAAGTGCAGCGCACGCTGCTTCTGCCCTCGGCCGCACGCCAAGGCATTTGCTTGCCCGGTGGAGAGCTGTGTGCGCAGCTTTGCCCGCTCTGACGAGCTCAACCGCCACCTGCGCATCCACACGGGCCACAAGCCGTTCCAGTGCCGCATCTGCCTCCGCAACTTCAGCCGCAGCGACCACCTTACCACACACGTGCGCACCCACACAGGCGAGAAGCCCTTTGCCTGCGACGTGTGCGGCCGCCGCTTCGCGCGCAGCGATGAGAAGAAACGGCACAGCAAGGTGCACCTCAAGCAGAAGGCGCGCGCCGAGGAGCGGCTCAAGGGCCTTGGCTTTTACTCGTTGGGCCTCTCCTTCGCTGCGCTGTGA